Part of the Halarsenatibacter silvermanii genome is shown below.
AGTCAGCCATTATAGCCCATTATTGCCTACTGGCTCTCTTCCCCGGTTATAAGGCACTTTCAAGCAATAAGCAAGTCGCTGCTTGTGTCTATAAAAGGCTAAAATTATTGTCTATGGGGTGCAAAATGGGTGCAAGAAAATTAGGATTTAAAATATCAATTAATATAAGCTTTTCATGCAATTTATCTATGACACTCGATAATGATAAGAAAGCTACTGCAAATTTATAATAAAATAATTTGCAGGATTATTAAATTAAATATTTAATTATGATTATAGATTAAATCTTACAAACATTTTAAAGGAGGGTTATATTTTATATGGATATTGAATTCCATTATTACGTAACTTACCTCATTTGTGTTGGTGCGGGTTTGGATGCCGAACGAGCACATAAAATAGCTTACTCAGCTGAATATGTTGACGACAATAATGTTGTTTTTGAAATAAATAAGGACACAGAAAATGAGTATAAAAATTATATTAGCCAAACATTTAATATAACAAAACCACAAACAAAATTGCAAAGAATATATCCCTTCTTTCATTTTGTCCCTGGAGATGTAGATGAATATTCAAATAAATTAGCGGATGAAAAATGTCCTCCTTTAACCACTACTCCCAACAATAGTAATGCTAATGAAATGTTGGAAAAGGCATTAAATAGTGAAAATCCATATAAAATTGGTTTAGCCATCCATGCTTTTACTGATACTTGGGCCCACCAAAACTTTATAGGACTAGCGCAAGGTTATAACTCAATTACCCTTAAGAACCCTATTGATATTTGTCATACTAACGCTCGTCGCAGCCCAGATATTCCTGATGAAACGTGGGAGGATCCAAGACTTGATGATGAAAAAGTTGTAAATAAGGAAAGATTTCTTGACGCTTTGGATAAAACATATGAAAAACTTTTTGCCTATTATGGCAATGGCGATAAAGTAAAAGAAAAACTCAAAAATGATATTAGTCAGATTATAGATAAATGGGATGAACGTGCGGATAGAATCCATCAATACAAAGAATTGGCTCTCAAATATGGAACAGAAAAAATGCCTGAATATTATGAGCATGAATGGTTTAACAGAGCTGTCGAAGAGGATTATCCGGAAAAATATGAGCTTGAAATTCCGTATATTGGTATTGAATTTAATCCTAAAAATCAATTTCTAAAAGAATATAATTGGAAAGACACAGACTCATATAAAGAGACTGACTGGTATAAGTTTCAGGAGGCAGTAAAAGAACACCAACAAATGATGGAAGAAATTCTTAGTGAACGCATTGAGGAAGTTGAAAAAATTGATGAATGGTAAGTGCAAAGAGCATATATTTAACGAATTATTTTTAGATGAATTTACCGAGGTTAATCCCCGGTATATATTTTTTGGCTCTTCTCCACATTCCTTGGCAAAAACCGTCTACAATTTCTTCCAAAAGGGTATATATTTAGCATCTTTAATTGCAGAAAATAGATTAAGTAAATACCTGATTTCAAACGCTAAATAAAAACCAGCAATTAGAGGAGCGAGTATCTTTTATAATCCAATATATATGAACTCCATCAACTGTTATGAAGAAGAATATAATATTATAATCATTCGCAATGTATTATTATAATCTAGGATACATATTATCGACTAAAGATAGAGCTTTGTCTACTTTATCTTCTAATTCAATTTCGTCTATATCACGTGATTGGCTCCCTCCACTACTGTGTCCAGTAATTGAATACTCATTTAAATCATCTAGCTCCTCATAAATATCACCTTTTAATACACTAATCTTGCATTCTTTAGGAGAATCCTTGATTTTAGCCAACATATCGCCTAAAGTGTCAGTTCTTTTAAAATTTGTTGGAAAACAATATAATAATAAGTTTTCTAACAAACTCCTTATCTTTGTTCTTGCGACGAAAGGATTGACTGAACTATTATTATAATAATTGTAAAGTTTTCTGTAGTCCGATAAAAATTCTCCCTCAGTATCCTTCTCTATATCCCAATTATCAAATTTTCTATTGCTTGATCCATCTCTTGCTATTTTAACACTTTCAATTTCCTGATCTGAATTATCGCTTTTTCTTAATATTTTATTATATACTTCCCAAAGAAACCCCTTATAATGAGAAAGTAAAATTAATTGTTTTGCTTTTTCTGAATATTTCACTATTTCTTTCACAGTTCGAGTTATCCTATCTTTATCAAAACTTGAAATAGGATCATCAAAAACTAATATCTTCTTATCTAAATTTTCATCTTTTTCTAGCTTAGCCAAATAAAATGCTAACGCTAGTGTCGTTTTATCCCCACTACTTAAAATATTACCAAAGCAACTTTCATAACCATCTTCTGAAGGTTTTAAATCACAAGGAACTTCATTCAAACTAATTTTATACTTTATATTAGGAGAATCTCCCCTAAATGACTTTCTGACTTTATCAATTTTAAAATCCGCCCCAAATTTTCCTAAAAATTCATTGGTCTTTTCCTGATAATTATCTAACATTTCTTTTGTATATTCTTCAATTTCCTCTTGCAATTGTTCTTTCTTCGCTTCCAATTTATCTCTTTTCCTTTTCCATCCATTATATAAAAAACATAATTCTTTAACTGGACTCTCAAAACGCAATTTTGTATTTAATAGGAAATTAAAAAATTCAATTTCTACATTTAAGTCTGCTTCTCCAGTTTCCTTTTTCGTTTCTTCAATAAATTTATTTATTTGTTTTATTTCACTATTATACTCTCTAACCCTTTTATTCAAATCCAAGAACAGACTAATAAATTCAAAAGTTTTTTCATTAAATTTTTTTTGTTTTAACAAATTATGTTGTTTAGTTTCTATATCTTCTATTAAAGATTCTTTTAAATTCTCCAAATCCTGTATTGCAATATCCAAATCCAACATTTTAGCTTCAAAATCAATATAGTTGTGCCAGAAATCGTATTTACTTTGATTTTGTTGTATTATATGATTTATTTCCTGCCATCTTTTATCGGAAACCATCTCGGAAATATTCTGTTTGATTTTTTTTATATCTTTTTCTAAATTTGCAAATTCTTCACTAAAATAATCTTCATAAAGATTATATAACTCG
Proteins encoded:
- a CDS encoding DUF6765 family protein; its protein translation is MDIEFHYYVTYLICVGAGLDAERAHKIAYSAEYVDDNNVVFEINKDTENEYKNYISQTFNITKPQTKLQRIYPFFHFVPGDVDEYSNKLADEKCPPLTTTPNNSNANEMLEKALNSENPYKIGLAIHAFTDTWAHQNFIGLAQGYNSITLKNPIDICHTNARRSPDIPDETWEDPRLDDEKVVNKERFLDALDKTYEKLFAYYGNGDKVKEKLKNDISQIIDKWDERADRIHQYKELALKYGTEKMPEYYEHEWFNRAVEEDYPEKYELEIPYIGIEFNPKNQFLKEYNWKDTDSYKETDWYKFQEAVKEHQQMMEEILSERIEEVEKIDEW
- a CDS encoding AAA family ATPase; the encoded protein is MNNNIKGGVNIFEKVISIKNFGRFIDCTPAFDGFAEYTLIFGENGMGKTTFSTLFNSLKSEKPSYIKAKATLGDFGDPKIELLFNDNNRIYFEEGEWSESYFNLEVFNEIFVNKRVYIGDRVEIDQRKALYNFVLGEEGVDLSQDLAIIKKKSRRSKNRKENVKEIIQEKIKGSLNFEQFLDLKSIENVNKMILLQYDKLKRVYENEDIQSKEKLIELNLEKIPFGKIKNRLEETIEDISENAKEKVEEHIYENLDSEGEEWIFKGMEYVSEEEVCPFCGVNLEISELYNLYEDYFSEEFANLEKDIKKIKQNISEMVSDKRWQEINHIIQQNQSKYDFWHNYIDFEAKMLDLDIAIQDLENLKESLIEDIETKQHNLLKQKKFNEKTFEFISLFLDLNKRVREYNSEIKQINKFIEETKKETGEADLNVEIEFFNFLLNTKLRFESPVKELCFLYNGWKRKRDKLEAKKEQLQEEIEEYTKEMLDNYQEKTNEFLGKFGADFKIDKVRKSFRGDSPNIKYKISLNEVPCDLKPSEDGYESCFGNILSSGDKTTLALAFYLAKLEKDENLDKKILVFDDPISSFDKDRITRTVKEIVKYSEKAKQLILLSHYKGFLWEVYNKILRKSDNSDQEIESVKIARDGSSNRKFDNWDIEKDTEGEFLSDYRKLYNYYNNSSVNPFVARTKIRSLLENLLLYCFPTNFKRTDTLGDMLAKIKDSPKECKISVLKGDIYEELDDLNEYSITGHSSGGSQSRDIDEIELEDKVDKALSLVDNMYPRL